The following proteins are co-located in the Portunus trituberculatus isolate SZX2019 chromosome 16, ASM1759143v1, whole genome shotgun sequence genome:
- the LOC123504658 gene encoding uncharacterized protein LOC123504658, which translates to MAVLAPHTHLQSSGTCCGVPQNLKIMKTTARVKCSLTLMAVVLLVGVFLTDTAEAQGRGRGRGRGRGRGRTKTISDKLERCVCGEVDGDSACSTCFDETRTDPDNASLASISDCLEGEGISFNMTAQCQKSSRSRRPQE; encoded by the exons ATGGCTGTCCTTGCGCCACACACTCACTTGCAGTCATCAGGCACTTGTTGCGGTGTCCCAC AAAATCTGAAGATCATGAAGACTACAGCAAGAGTGAAATGCTCCCTCACATTGATGGCCGTGGTGCTGCTGGTAGGCGTGTTCCTCACGGATACTGCCGAAGCTCAAGGACGCGGGAGGGGGCGAGGCAGAGGCCGAGGAAGAGGTCGAACAAAGACCATAAGTGACAAACTTG aacgatgtgtgtgtggcgaggttGACGGTGATTCTGCCTGCAGCACGTGCTTTGATGAAACGCGCACAGATCCAG ATAATGCCTCTCTTGCCTCCATCAGTGATTGTCTCGAGGGTGAAGGGATTAGTTTC AACATGACAGCACAGTGCCAAAAATCCTCACGCTCGCGACGCCCTCAGGAATGA